One region of Cheilinus undulatus linkage group 4, ASM1832078v1, whole genome shotgun sequence genomic DNA includes:
- the vps37a gene encoding vacuolar protein sorting-associated protein 37A isoform X2, translating into MNWLFPSSKGSGPLPPLNSLHQQRQRQIESLKAAHPSLAEIQKDVEYRIPFTVNNSTISVNILLPPQFPQEKPVVSVYPPVGHHLIDSNNGTMVTSPLITNFGMHSDLGKVIQSLLDEFWKSPPALIPSGPSGFPYMYKQSGVAPYPTQAYHYPRHVGPSHTPPAGPGPAPSPTPMPHSGVDSTHGPPRAPAPYGLISDLPQAGLNGHMYKMPEIPESFPELNDLNLTQLSSMSENEDLLLEFFVSLPQLKQVASDKEELVNSIVDMAKKNLQMEPQLEAKRQEMLYKYEQLTQMKSAFETRMQRQHELSESCSLSALQARLKVAAHQAEEESEVTAESFLEGRTDIDEFLTSFMEKRTLCHSRRAKEEKLQHSINTHGPFPTSH; encoded by the exons ATGAACTGGCTTTTCCCCTCGTCCAAAGGCTCCGGACCGCTCCCTCCTCTCAACAGCCTCCATCAACAAAGACAGCGGCAGATCGAGTCGCTCAAAGCCGCTCATCCTAG TCTTGCAGAGATCCAGAAGGATGTGGAGTACAGAATACCATTCACAGTCAACAACTCCACCATCAGTGTTAACAT CCTACTACCTCCTCAGTTCCCCCAAGAGAAGCCGGTGGTCAGTGTCTACCCTCCTGTTGGTCATCATCTAATTGATAGTAATAATGGCACCATGGTCACCAGCCCCCTCATCACTAAT TTTGGGATGCACTCAGATCTCGGCAAAGTAATTCAGAGTTTGCTGGACGAGTTCTGGAAAAGTCCTCCTGCATTGATACCCTCTGGCCCTTCTGGCTTTCCATA TATGTACAAGCAATCAGGCGTGGCTCCTTACCCCACTCAGGCGTATCACTATCCTCGCCATGTGGGCCCCTCTCACACGCCACCTGCTGGTCCAGGCCCAGCACCATCTCCAACTCCCATGCCTCACTCAGGGGTTGACAGCACCCATGGGCCCCCGAGAGCTCCAGCACCTTATGGCCTGATTTCTGACCTCCCACAG gCTGGACTCAATGGACACATGTACAAGATGCCTGAGATCCCTGAATCGTTTCCTGAACTCAATGACTTAAA TTTGACGCAGCTGTCTAGCATGTCTGAAAACGAGGATCTGTTACTGGAATTCTTTGTGAGTTTGCCACAACTCAAACAGGTCGCCAGTGATAAAGAGGAGCTGGTCAACAGCATAGTGGACATGGCAA AAAAAAACCTTCAGATGGAGCCACAGCTGGAAGCAAAAAGACAAGAAATGCTTTACAAG TATGAACAGCTGACTCAGATGAAGTCTGCCTTTGAGACAAGAATGCAGAGACAGCATGAGCTCAGTGAG AGCTGCAGCCTAAGTGCCCTGCAGGCTCGGTTAAAAGTTGCGGCCCATCAAGCAGAGGAGGAGTCAGAGGTGACGGCTGAAAGTTTCTTGGAGGGACGCACAGACATTGATGAATTTCTGACCAGCTTCATGGAGAAGAGAACG ctTTGTCATAGCAGAAGGGCCAAAGAGGAAAAGTTACAACACTCCATCAACACACATGGGCCGTTTCCTACCAGCCACTAG
- the vps37a gene encoding vacuolar protein sorting-associated protein 37A isoform X1, producing MNWLFPSSKGSGPLPPLNSLHQQRQRQIESLKAAHPSLAEIQKDVEYRIPFTVNNSTISVNILLPPQFPQEKPVVSVYPPVGHHLIDSNNGTMVTSPLITNFGMHSDLGKVIQSLLDEFWKSPPALIPSGPSGFPYSMYKQSGVAPYPTQAYHYPRHVGPSHTPPAGPGPAPSPTPMPHSGVDSTHGPPRAPAPYGLISDLPQAGLNGHMYKMPEIPESFPELNDLNLTQLSSMSENEDLLLEFFVSLPQLKQVASDKEELVNSIVDMAKKNLQMEPQLEAKRQEMLYKYEQLTQMKSAFETRMQRQHELSESCSLSALQARLKVAAHQAEEESEVTAESFLEGRTDIDEFLTSFMEKRTLCHSRRAKEEKLQHSINTHGPFPTSH from the exons ATGAACTGGCTTTTCCCCTCGTCCAAAGGCTCCGGACCGCTCCCTCCTCTCAACAGCCTCCATCAACAAAGACAGCGGCAGATCGAGTCGCTCAAAGCCGCTCATCCTAG TCTTGCAGAGATCCAGAAGGATGTGGAGTACAGAATACCATTCACAGTCAACAACTCCACCATCAGTGTTAACAT CCTACTACCTCCTCAGTTCCCCCAAGAGAAGCCGGTGGTCAGTGTCTACCCTCCTGTTGGTCATCATCTAATTGATAGTAATAATGGCACCATGGTCACCAGCCCCCTCATCACTAAT TTTGGGATGCACTCAGATCTCGGCAAAGTAATTCAGAGTTTGCTGGACGAGTTCTGGAAAAGTCCTCCTGCATTGATACCCTCTGGCCCTTCTGGCTTTCCATA CAGTATGTACAAGCAATCAGGCGTGGCTCCTTACCCCACTCAGGCGTATCACTATCCTCGCCATGTGGGCCCCTCTCACACGCCACCTGCTGGTCCAGGCCCAGCACCATCTCCAACTCCCATGCCTCACTCAGGGGTTGACAGCACCCATGGGCCCCCGAGAGCTCCAGCACCTTATGGCCTGATTTCTGACCTCCCACAG gCTGGACTCAATGGACACATGTACAAGATGCCTGAGATCCCTGAATCGTTTCCTGAACTCAATGACTTAAA TTTGACGCAGCTGTCTAGCATGTCTGAAAACGAGGATCTGTTACTGGAATTCTTTGTGAGTTTGCCACAACTCAAACAGGTCGCCAGTGATAAAGAGGAGCTGGTCAACAGCATAGTGGACATGGCAA AAAAAAACCTTCAGATGGAGCCACAGCTGGAAGCAAAAAGACAAGAAATGCTTTACAAG TATGAACAGCTGACTCAGATGAAGTCTGCCTTTGAGACAAGAATGCAGAGACAGCATGAGCTCAGTGAG AGCTGCAGCCTAAGTGCCCTGCAGGCTCGGTTAAAAGTTGCGGCCCATCAAGCAGAGGAGGAGTCAGAGGTGACGGCTGAAAGTTTCTTGGAGGGACGCACAGACATTGATGAATTTCTGACCAGCTTCATGGAGAAGAGAACG ctTTGTCATAGCAGAAGGGCCAAAGAGGAAAAGTTACAACACTCCATCAACACACATGGGCCGTTTCCTACCAGCCACTAG